From the Halalkalicoccus sp. CGA53 genome, one window contains:
- a CDS encoding DUF5795 family protein — MSQNRVVEGRMVDARRLAELVEGESVMEAESIEDTERDCPECGGDVLSVGYMPSVTEFVTGYKCQDCAWSADDRE, encoded by the coding sequence ATGAGTCAGAACAGAGTCGTCGAGGGACGGATGGTGGACGCGAGGCGCCTCGCCGAGCTGGTAGAGGGCGAGTCCGTGATGGAAGCCGAGTCGATCGAGGACACAGAACGCGACTGTCCGGAGTGTGGCGGGGACGTCCTCTCGGTGGGCTACATGCCGAGCGTCACGGAGTTCGTCACCGGCTACAAGTGCCAGGACTGTGCCTGGAGCGCGGACGACCGGGAGTGA
- a CDS encoding PRC-barrel domain-containing protein, whose product MDRIPENITTLVGREVYSNNGVFVGEIEDVRLDLDSELVTGLALGRTNDELFADYTGGTRGVMIPYRWVRSVGDIVLVNDVVERLKDREDEGEAEDEIAA is encoded by the coding sequence ATGGACCGTATCCCGGAGAACATCACGACCCTCGTCGGGCGTGAAGTCTACTCGAACAACGGCGTCTTCGTCGGCGAGATCGAGGACGTCAGACTCGACCTCGATTCGGAGCTCGTGACGGGACTGGCGCTCGGCCGGACGAACGACGAACTCTTCGCCGACTACACCGGCGGCACCCGCGGCGTGATGATCCCGTACCGCTGGGTTCGGTCGGTCGGCGACATCGTTCTCGTGAACGACGTCGTCGAGCGGCTGAAAGACCGAGAGGACGAGGGCGAGGCCGAAGACGAGATCGCGGCCTAG
- a CDS encoding YbaK/EbsC family protein, translating to MHPRTEAFRDRARDEHDIKIEVREFPEGTKTAADAAEAVGCEVAQIASSIVMDADGDLVVVVTSGANRVNEDRIAEVVGAESVEMADADGIRETLGWSIGGVPPICHDSEVPVLFDETLLEHDVVWTAAGTPEAVFPIDPEELHSLAGARPTDVVD from the coding sequence ATGCACCCACGGACCGAGGCGTTCCGCGATCGTGCACGCGATGAACACGACATCAAGATCGAGGTGAGGGAGTTCCCCGAGGGGACGAAGACGGCCGCCGACGCCGCGGAGGCAGTCGGCTGCGAGGTCGCCCAGATCGCCAGCAGCATCGTGATGGACGCCGACGGCGACCTCGTGGTCGTCGTGACCAGCGGGGCGAACCGCGTGAACGAGGACCGGATCGCGGAGGTGGTGGGCGCGGAGTCGGTGGAGATGGCCGACGCCGACGGGATACGCGAGACGCTCGGCTGGTCGATCGGCGGGGTCCCCCCGATCTGTCACGACAGCGAGGTCCCGGTGCTCTTCGACGAGACGCTGCTGGAACACGACGTGGTCTGGACGGCTGCAGGCACCCCGGAAGCGGTCTTCCCGATCGACCCCGAGGAGCTCCACTCGCTCGCCGGCGCGAGACCGACCGACGTCGTCGATTAG
- a CDS encoding metal ABC transporter substrate-binding protein has product MNHTRRGVLGGVGLLALGTLAGCLSEPQGDADDGGGDGNHSGYAAFFSLYDWANEVGGDAFSFENPVDVGEMGHGWEPDGELAVDVAETDAFVYLDSPEFAWAQDLATTLESDYPEVALIDGMEGLGEYLLPGGDGGGELPEPDDADVFDGEEVEIAEFDVVDPGTGDVVAYWHDGHWHGGFPDVPLEGTASVGGVVVDTEDRVLPLGDDEPFQIRGRVREGAQEVVEVDSDGEIVRVTGVEEGRTQVVFELVSDGEVLFDTTNDGLPVEVVEEAGGESPEFSDPHVWVDPVIATEIVGTIADRLGEVDPENAASFEENAAAYTERLEGVDEAFAALVEDAEREIGVVASHDSFRYLEARYGFELYSPVGIAPDDAESLDDVAGMIEVVEEHGIDTVLYDPFESPDPDEELPSMVELIIENSDASEAAPLTAVEGTTPEWNEAGWGWVEQMEEINIPSLRQALGAE; this is encoded by the coding sequence ATGAACCACACGCGACGGGGCGTGCTCGGCGGGGTTGGCCTCCTCGCGCTCGGGACCCTGGCCGGCTGTCTGAGCGAGCCGCAAGGGGACGCAGACGACGGAGGCGGCGACGGGAATCACTCGGGCTACGCGGCGTTCTTCAGCCTCTACGACTGGGCGAACGAGGTCGGCGGGGACGCCTTCTCGTTCGAGAACCCGGTCGACGTGGGCGAGATGGGCCACGGCTGGGAACCCGACGGCGAACTCGCCGTGGACGTCGCCGAGACCGACGCGTTCGTCTACCTCGACAGCCCGGAGTTCGCCTGGGCGCAGGACCTCGCCACGACGCTCGAATCGGACTACCCGGAGGTCGCGCTGATCGACGGGATGGAGGGGCTCGGCGAGTATCTGCTACCCGGCGGCGACGGGGGCGGGGAGCTCCCGGAACCGGACGACGCCGACGTGTTCGACGGCGAGGAGGTAGAGATCGCCGAGTTCGACGTCGTCGATCCGGGAACCGGCGACGTCGTCGCCTACTGGCACGACGGCCACTGGCACGGCGGGTTCCCCGACGTCCCGCTCGAGGGCACGGCGAGCGTCGGCGGGGTGGTCGTCGACACCGAAGACCGGGTGCTCCCGCTCGGCGATGACGAGCCGTTCCAGATACGGGGGAGGGTCAGGGAGGGTGCCCAGGAGGTCGTCGAGGTCGACTCCGACGGGGAGATCGTGCGGGTCACCGGCGTCGAGGAGGGCCGCACGCAGGTGGTCTTCGAACTCGTCTCCGACGGAGAGGTGCTGTTCGACACGACGAACGACGGCCTCCCGGTCGAGGTCGTCGAGGAGGCCGGTGGGGAGAGCCCGGAGTTCTCCGACCCGCACGTCTGGGTCGACCCGGTGATCGCGACGGAGATCGTCGGGACGATCGCGGATCGTCTGGGGGAGGTCGACCCCGAGAACGCGGCGTCGTTCGAGGAGAACGCGGCGGCGTACACCGAGCGCCTCGAGGGGGTAGACGAGGCGTTCGCGGCGCTCGTCGAGGACGCGGAACGCGAGATCGGGGTCGTCGCGAGCCACGACTCGTTCCGGTACCTCGAAGCGCGCTACGGGTTCGAGCTGTACTCGCCGGTCGGGATCGCGCCGGACGACGCGGAGTCGCTCGACGACGTCGCGGGGATGATCGAGGTGGTGGAGGAACACGGGATCGATACGGTCCTCTACGACCCGTTCGAGAGCCCGGACCCGGACGAGGAGCTGCCGAGCATGGTCGAGCTGATCATAGAGAACAGCGACGCGAGCGAGGCAGCCCCCCTCACCGCCGTCGAGGGGACGACGCCCGAGTGGAACGAGGCGGGCTGGGGCTGGGTCGAGCAGATGGAAGAGATCAATATCCCGTCGCTCCGACAGGCACTCGGTGCGGAGTGA
- a CDS encoding metal ABC transporter ATP-binding protein translates to MTDVTFGIERGDFFGLVGPNGSGKTTLMHLMLGLLEPDTGSVELFGEPVGRFDDRGRIGYVSQQATSRGKTMPVTVRECVTMGRFAHVGHGRLGETDYEAVERAIDRVGISGFAERRIGQLSGGQRQRAYIARALASEADLLALDEPAVGVDAESRDAFYDLLDSLNGTGITIVLIEHDIGVVTDHADHVACLNTELYHHGSTDEFVESDALTRAYGETARIVTHDHP, encoded by the coding sequence CTGACGGACGTCACGTTCGGAATCGAGCGGGGCGATTTCTTCGGCCTAGTCGGGCCGAACGGCTCCGGGAAGACGACGCTGATGCACCTGATGCTCGGGCTCCTCGAGCCCGACACGGGGAGCGTCGAGCTGTTCGGCGAGCCGGTCGGACGGTTCGACGACCGGGGCCGGATCGGCTACGTATCCCAGCAGGCGACCAGCAGGGGAAAGACGATGCCGGTGACGGTCCGTGAGTGCGTGACGATGGGCCGGTTCGCCCACGTCGGTCACGGACGGCTGGGCGAGACGGACTACGAGGCGGTCGAGCGGGCGATCGACCGCGTGGGGATCTCCGGCTTCGCGGAGCGACGGATCGGCCAGCTCTCGGGCGGCCAGCGCCAGCGGGCGTACATCGCGCGGGCGCTCGCGAGCGAGGCCGACCTGCTCGCGCTCGACGAGCCAGCGGTCGGCGTCGACGCGGAGTCCAGGGACGCGTTCTACGACCTGCTCGACTCGCTGAACGGGACCGGCATCACGATCGTCCTCATCGAACACGACATCGGGGTCGTCACCGACCACGCGGACCACGTCGCCTGTCTCAACACCGAGCTGTACCACCACGGGAGCACCGATGAGTTCGTCGAGAGCGACGCGCTCACCCGTGCCTACGGCGAGACCGCGAGGATCGTCACCCACGACCACCCATGA
- a CDS encoding polysaccharide deacetylase family protein, producing the protein MENDPRRRGALGRRAVLAAALAASIGGCADASPSGNEGEEGDRPEPDDRGDADDGSSDDGPGEPTDEPDGDGDAKAESTVVEDVLLFDFEDLEEWELPASDATLDGETSLTGGSSVRFEVGREENWARLERTGLDLDLSEHRLSLVTRVHAPDVPGQSVDVVLTDREGTELRLRGRIRKTGTDTTLMPLDLGIREWDPDAPIDLASVERLRVQSRFDDETGGELWVDALYATPLPETPVLTIHWDDGYLSQYTEGFPIQREYGIPATTFVVPTYIGRDDERLTLDQLHELQDEGWDVSSHLYHHDNLTELPPEEQETQIRDAKEWLVDNGFEEGAEYFAYPYGEHDQSSYDLVEEYHTFGLIGSEPGYGRPRNLPALGRTSERTIEDASAYVDTLVEWGGYGGLFWHRIPDETPIAEFDEIMATIAERRDDGDIAVVTLSELDDRLRASW; encoded by the coding sequence ATGGAGAACGATCCTCGGAGGAGAGGCGCCCTCGGCCGGCGGGCGGTCCTGGCCGCGGCGCTCGCCGCGAGTATCGGCGGCTGTGCCGACGCGTCCCCCTCGGGAAACGAGGGTGAAGAGGGGGATCGGCCGGAGCCCGACGACCGGGGCGATGCGGACGACGGGTCTTCCGACGACGGGCCGGGCGAACCGACCGACGAACCGGACGGGGACGGCGACGCGAAGGCCGAGAGTACGGTGGTAGAGGACGTCCTCCTCTTCGACTTCGAGGATCTCGAAGAGTGGGAGCTTCCCGCGAGTGATGCGACGCTGGACGGGGAGACCTCCCTGACCGGTGGGTCCTCGGTCCGGTTCGAGGTGGGTAGAGAGGAGAACTGGGCGCGGCTCGAACGCACGGGCCTCGACCTCGACCTGAGCGAGCACCGTCTCTCGCTCGTCACGCGAGTGCACGCACCGGACGTACCGGGACAGTCCGTCGACGTCGTCCTCACCGATCGTGAGGGTACCGAACTCCGACTCAGGGGTCGAATACGCAAGACCGGCACCGACACGACACTCATGCCGCTGGACCTCGGTATCCGGGAGTGGGACCCCGACGCGCCGATCGACCTCGCCTCCGTCGAACGGCTCAGGGTCCAGTCGCGCTTCGACGACGAGACCGGGGGCGAACTCTGGGTGGACGCGCTGTATGCGACCCCGCTGCCCGAGACCCCCGTCCTCACGATTCACTGGGACGACGGCTACCTCTCCCAGTACACGGAGGGCTTTCCGATCCAGCGCGAGTACGGGATCCCTGCGACGACGTTCGTCGTCCCCACGTACATCGGTCGGGACGACGAGCGCCTCACTCTCGATCAGCTACACGAACTGCAGGACGAGGGCTGGGACGTGAGCAGCCACCTCTATCACCACGACAACCTGACCGAGCTCCCGCCCGAGGAACAGGAGACACAGATCCGCGACGCGAAGGAGTGGCTGGTCGACAACGGCTTCGAGGAGGGTGCGGAGTACTTCGCCTACCCCTACGGCGAACACGATCAGTCGAGCTACGACCTCGTCGAGGAGTATCACACGTTCGGGCTGATCGGGAGCGAGCCGGGCTACGGCCGACCGCGCAACCTCCCGGCCCTCGGTCGCACTTCCGAGCGGACGATCGAGGACGCGTCGGCGTACGTCGACACGCTCGTCGAGTGGGGCGGCTACGGTGGCCTGTTCTGGCATCGCATCCCGGACGAAACCCCCATAGCCGAGTTCGACGAGATCATGGCCACCATCGCGGAGCGACGTGACGACGGCGATATCGCCGTCGTCACGCTCTCCGAACTCGACGACCGGCTCCGGGCGAGTTGGTGA
- the guaB gene encoding IMP dehydrogenase, which yields MASDERGFFSEKLDVPEALTFDDVLLKPKESRVEPDDADVSTRVSTNVSLEVPILTAAMDTVTESEMATAMARHGGLGVLHRNMDIDRMVEEIEQVKAADELIIPLESVVTADPEMSVRQADDLMARRGVGGAPVTNTNGEVLGIISSTDIRPHLEVGENDPVREAMTDEVITAPEDVAAREAFDLMYEHKIERVPVVDDENLLVGLVTMQGILQRREYGDAVRDERGRLRCGVAVGPFETERAHAADEAGADVLFIDCAHAHNMNVIDGAREIASGTEADVVVGNIGTREAAEALVEFADGLKVGIGPGSICTTRVVTGSGMPQITAVSQVADVARRHDVPVIADGGIRYSGDAIKAIAAGADAVMLGSYFAGTDEAPGRVITMNGKRYKQYRGMGSVGAMRSGESEGNRYLKREPDEDEEYVPEGVEAATPYKGSLRSELTQLVGGMQSGMGYVGAESLSEFTERAEFVRVSPAGQTEGHAHDVVITDEAPNYSPKQD from the coding sequence ATGGCGAGCGACGAACGAGGGTTCTTCTCGGAGAAACTGGACGTACCGGAGGCACTGACGTTCGACGACGTGCTGCTCAAACCGAAAGAGAGCCGGGTCGAGCCGGACGACGCCGACGTCTCGACGCGCGTCTCGACGAACGTCTCGCTGGAGGTGCCGATCCTGACCGCCGCGATGGACACGGTCACCGAGAGCGAGATGGCGACCGCGATGGCGAGACACGGCGGCCTCGGCGTGCTCCACCGGAACATGGACATCGACCGGATGGTCGAAGAGATCGAGCAGGTGAAAGCCGCCGACGAGCTGATTATCCCCCTCGAATCGGTCGTCACGGCCGACCCGGAGATGAGCGTCCGCCAGGCCGACGATCTGATGGCCCGACGCGGCGTCGGCGGCGCGCCCGTCACGAACACGAACGGGGAGGTCCTCGGGATCATCTCGAGCACCGACATCCGTCCGCACCTCGAGGTCGGCGAGAACGACCCCGTGCGCGAGGCGATGACCGACGAGGTGATCACCGCGCCCGAGGACGTCGCCGCGCGCGAGGCGTTCGACCTCATGTACGAACACAAGATCGAGCGGGTCCCCGTCGTCGACGACGAGAACCTCCTCGTGGGGCTGGTGACGATGCAGGGCATCCTCCAGCGCCGCGAGTACGGGGACGCCGTGCGCGACGAGCGCGGCCGGCTCCGCTGTGGGGTCGCCGTCGGCCCGTTCGAGACCGAGCGGGCCCACGCCGCCGACGAGGCCGGCGCGGACGTGCTCTTCATCGACTGCGCGCACGCACACAACATGAACGTGATCGACGGCGCCAGAGAGATCGCCTCCGGTACCGAGGCGGACGTCGTCGTCGGGAACATCGGTACGCGCGAGGCCGCCGAAGCGCTCGTCGAGTTCGCCGACGGCCTGAAGGTCGGGATCGGCCCGGGATCGATCTGTACCACCCGCGTCGTCACCGGCTCAGGGATGCCCCAGATCACCGCGGTCAGCCAGGTCGCGGACGTCGCCCGGAGGCACGACGTGCCGGTGATCGCGGACGGCGGGATCAGGTACTCCGGCGACGCGATCAAGGCCATCGCGGCCGGCGCTGACGCCGTCATGCTCGGGTCGTACTTCGCGGGCACAGACGAGGCGCCCGGGCGCGTGATCACGATGAACGGGAAACGCTACAAGCAGTACCGGGGGATGGGTTCGGTCGGCGCGATGCGAAGCGGCGAGAGCGAGGGCAACAGGTATCTCAAACGCGAACCAGACGAGGACGAGGAGTACGTCCCCGAGGGTGTCGAGGCAGCGACGCCGTACAAGGGCTCGCTCCGGAGCGAGCTCACCCAGTTGGTCGGGGGAATGCAGTCGGGGATGGGCTACGTCGGGGCCGAATCCCTCTCGGAGTTCACAGAGCGCGCGGAGTTCGTCCGCGTCTCACCGGCGGGTCAGACGGAGGGCCACGCCCACGACGTCGTGATCACGGACGAGGCGCCGAACTACAGCCCAAAACAGGACTGA
- a CDS encoding DUF7544 domain-containing protein — protein MSWHALVAAREAVGATRALLAGRSIPDWARLSVLAVFVGGPTTTLVADFNRGPLVTNPLAVDPTDPGLLSIAVVGLALGTLVLFAFLLAGAVFEFVLLDTLRGRPVRLLGPLPGHLRPGLDLFVFRLVLYGLVIVALVGALAAFVGVEPVDGRHATVGSLSFVAVALVCLTVSRLTSRLVAPIMLVEGCSLREGWRHLLRRVDARPDRYAVYLVVDLSALAVVFVFGAVLGALVALAVALPIGTFGLGVGSLLVAGGLSEGIVSGVTGALLVPPYLLATLALVGLVHVPATVYVRYLALLTLAGTDRRYARGTAGAR, from the coding sequence ATGTCCTGGCACGCGCTCGTCGCCGCCCGCGAGGCCGTCGGGGCGACGCGAGCGCTGCTCGCCGGCCGATCGATTCCCGACTGGGCACGGCTGTCGGTGCTCGCCGTCTTCGTCGGCGGTCCGACGACGACACTCGTCGCGGACTTCAACCGGGGACCCCTCGTCACGAACCCGCTCGCGGTCGATCCCACCGATCCGGGACTCCTCTCGATCGCGGTCGTCGGCCTCGCCCTCGGCACGCTCGTCCTCTTCGCCTTCCTGCTCGCGGGTGCGGTCTTCGAGTTCGTCCTCCTCGATACGCTCCGTGGCCGGCCCGTGCGCCTCCTGGGGCCACTCCCCGGCCACCTCCGGCCCGGTCTCGACCTCTTCGTCTTCCGCCTCGTCCTCTACGGACTGGTGATCGTGGCGCTCGTCGGGGCGCTCGCGGCGTTCGTCGGTGTCGAACCCGTCGACGGCCGACACGCGACGGTCGGCTCGCTCTCGTTCGTTGCCGTCGCGCTCGTCTGCCTCACCGTCTCGCGGCTGACCTCGCGTCTGGTCGCCCCGATCATGCTCGTCGAGGGCTGTTCGCTCCGCGAGGGCTGGCGACATCTTCTCCGCAGGGTCGACGCACGTCCCGACCGGTACGCCGTCTACCTCGTCGTCGACCTGAGCGCGCTCGCGGTCGTGTTCGTCTTCGGGGCGGTCCTCGGCGCGCTCGTCGCCCTCGCCGTCGCACTCCCCATCGGAACGTTCGGGCTGGGCGTGGGGAGCCTGCTCGTCGCCGGCGGGCTCTCGGAAGGGATCGTCTCGGGCGTGACGGGTGCGTTGCTCGTCCCCCCGTATCTCCTCGCGACGCTCGCGCTCGTCGGTCTCGTCCACGTGCCGGCCACCGTCTACGTGAGGTATCTCGCGCTGTTGACGCTCGCCGGGACCGACCGGCGCTACGCACGGGGGACGGCCGGGGCTCGGTAG
- a CDS encoding DHH family phosphoesterase, with amino-acid sequence MSAGVPVSAMSSYAILGCGSVGHAVAEELVDQGRDVLIIDRDADRVETLRDQDLNAQVGDIREEEVAAVAADRDIVLILSSDVEANEAAVRNIREHDGTQFVVARASDPVTGDELAAVGADTVINPSAVIADSALRALESGELEHKASQLADVIEATGSRMGILTPDNPDPDSIASAVALRAIAAHLDVEADILYLGEVGHQENRAFVNLLDVEMIAVDREAENPLSGYDTVALVDGSLLSSGLDLSVDVLIDHHDVDVGDAISFVDVRPQMTSTSTILTKYVQEFDVSVNETVATALLYGIRAETLDFKRDTTPADLTAAAYLYPFANHDTLEQVESPSMSPETLDVLAEAIQNREVQGSHLVSNAGFVRDREAVEQAAQHLLNLEGITTTAVFGIAEDTIYLAARSKDIRLNIGRVLSDAFTDIGETVGHSTQASVEIPLGLFTGIEASEERLLELTEEAVRRKLFDAMGVESENGS; translated from the coding sequence ATGAGTGCTGGGGTACCCGTATCCGCGATGTCTTCCTACGCGATCCTCGGCTGTGGCAGCGTCGGCCACGCGGTCGCGGAGGAGCTGGTCGACCAGGGCCGGGACGTACTGATCATCGACCGCGACGCCGACCGGGTGGAGACCCTGCGCGATCAGGACCTGAACGCACAGGTCGGCGATATCCGGGAGGAGGAGGTGGCGGCGGTCGCGGCCGACCGCGACATCGTCCTCATCCTCTCCTCGGACGTGGAGGCGAACGAGGCGGCCGTCAGGAACATCCGCGAACACGACGGGACCCAGTTCGTCGTCGCACGCGCGAGCGACCCGGTGACCGGCGACGAACTCGCCGCCGTCGGTGCGGACACGGTGATCAACCCCTCCGCGGTTATCGCCGACTCGGCGCTCCGGGCGCTGGAATCCGGCGAACTCGAACACAAGGCGAGCCAGCTCGCGGACGTCATCGAGGCGACCGGCTCGCGCATGGGGATCCTCACGCCCGACAACCCCGACCCGGATTCGATCGCGAGCGCGGTCGCCCTGCGAGCGATCGCGGCCCACCTCGACGTCGAGGCCGACATCCTCTACCTCGGCGAGGTCGGCCACCAGGAGAACCGTGCCTTCGTCAACCTGCTCGACGTCGAGATGATCGCGGTTGACCGCGAGGCGGAGAACCCGCTCTCGGGGTACGACACGGTCGCGCTGGTCGACGGCTCGCTGTTGAGTTCCGGGCTCGACCTCTCGGTCGACGTCCTGATCGACCACCACGACGTCGATGTGGGCGACGCCATCTCCTTCGTCGACGTCAGGCCGCAGATGACCTCGACGTCGACGATCCTCACGAAGTACGTCCAGGAGTTCGACGTCTCGGTCAACGAGACGGTCGCGACGGCGCTGCTCTACGGTATCCGCGCCGAGACGCTCGACTTCAAGCGCGATACGACGCCGGCTGACCTCACCGCGGCGGCCTATCTCTACCCGTTCGCGAACCACGACACGCTCGAACAGGTCGAGTCACCCTCGATGAGCCCGGAGACGCTCGACGTGCTCGCCGAGGCGATCCAGAACCGGGAGGTCCAGGGCAGCCACCTCGTCTCGAACGCCGGGTTCGTCCGGGACAGGGAGGCAGTCGAACAGGCCGCCCAGCACCTGCTCAACCTCGAGGGGATCACGACCACGGCGGTCTTCGGCATCGCCGAGGACACGATCTACCTCGCCGCCCGGTCGAAGGACATCCGACTCAACATCGGTCGGGTGCTCAGCGACGCCTTCACCGACATCGGCGAGACGGTCGGCCACTCGACGCAGGCGAGCGTGGAGATCCCGCTGGGGCTGTTCACCGGGATTGAGGCGAGCGAGGAGAGGCTGCTCGAACTCACCGAGGAGGCGGTACGGCGAAAGCTCTTCGACGCGATGGGTGTCGAAAGCGAGAACGGCTCCTAG
- a CDS encoding DUF5794 domain-containing protein: MSSSQHPIALRLERAVDGPTKLLAIVLFLPLIDGIFPALILAGALDSVVGILQVGLLIFGGSAVLAVILAEMDGSPREQATIVLVLAVPLVALAAIEAALAPTIASVLDLVIFERFAALVIAAIAAKTASARVGEYLPRPAVIVGLGFVASIDLAGASLVVTTDLELVARAVAAALVGVAFALAVALGGPWLREAMDIDRFRFGSAVALGVLPLALLNLVPEQAPLAVLVVAAVLAFDPGGEPIERASEGTVADGGDGEERETRDRLLDHERAPWQ; encoded by the coding sequence ATGAGTAGCTCCCAGCACCCCATCGCGCTGCGGCTCGAACGTGCCGTCGACGGGCCGACGAAGTTACTGGCGATCGTCCTGTTCCTCCCGCTGATCGACGGGATCTTCCCCGCGCTGATACTCGCGGGGGCGCTCGATTCTGTGGTAGGAATCCTCCAGGTCGGCCTGCTCATCTTCGGCGGCAGCGCCGTCCTCGCCGTGATCCTCGCCGAGATGGACGGCAGCCCACGCGAGCAGGCGACGATCGTCCTCGTACTCGCTGTGCCGCTCGTCGCGCTCGCGGCGATCGAGGCCGCGCTCGCGCCGACCATCGCGAGCGTGCTCGACCTGGTGATCTTCGAGCGCTTCGCCGCGCTCGTCATCGCCGCCATCGCCGCGAAAACCGCGAGCGCGCGCGTCGGCGAGTACCTCCCGAGACCTGCCGTGATAGTCGGTCTCGGCTTCGTCGCGAGCATCGATCTCGCGGGCGCGTCGCTGGTCGTCACGACCGACCTTGAACTCGTGGCGAGGGCGGTCGCGGCCGCGCTCGTCGGCGTGGCGTTCGCGCTGGCCGTCGCGCTCGGCGGTCCGTGGCTCCGCGAGGCGATGGACATCGACCGCTTCCGCTTCGGGAGCGCGGTCGCACTCGGCGTGCTCCCGCTCGCGCTGCTCAACCTCGTCCCCGAACAGGCACCGCTGGCGGTGCTCGTCGTCGCCGCTGTGCTCGCGTTCGATCCCGGTGGCGAGCCGATCGAACGAGCGTCAGAGGGAACGGTCGCCGACGGCGGCGACGGCGAGGAGCGAGAGACCCGGGACAGGCTCCTCGATCACGAACGCGCACCCTGGCAGTAA
- a CDS encoding metal ABC transporter permease, with protein sequence MSLGESEGTDGSFTRPTDPLRPRSRREAVEFVGLLCTALLAAVMLSFVALYWLRESPVGAQAYGQFMIAGQWIDLYLGTRVFRHPFMWQSLATGVLIGIVAPMVGTFVVHREMALIGETLAHTAFAGVAVGLLVTGFFGLSGSLLLVALVVSVLGALGLQWLIEHTNSYGDVPIAIMLSGSFAVGTLLISWGRDFMSVTIDIEAYLFGQITVVTADGARLMALLSVVVVAVVVYNYKQLLFVTFDEQAASVAGLHVRWYNALLIVMTAVVVVGAMQILGVILVAAMLVVPVAAASQVATSFRETLVLSILFGQLSILLGFAFSVRQGLPAGGSIVVVAIAIYLLSIVLSDRSVNAISVH encoded by the coding sequence ATGAGTCTCGGGGAGTCCGAGGGCACAGACGGCTCGTTCACCCGGCCGACGGACCCGCTCAGACCGCGCTCGCGGCGCGAGGCCGTCGAGTTCGTCGGTCTCCTCTGTACCGCGTTGCTCGCGGCCGTGATGCTCTCGTTCGTCGCGCTCTACTGGCTGCGCGAGAGCCCCGTCGGTGCCCAGGCATACGGGCAGTTCATGATCGCCGGTCAGTGGATCGACCTCTACCTCGGGACGCGGGTGTTCAGACACCCCTTCATGTGGCAGTCGCTCGCGACGGGGGTCCTGATCGGGATCGTCGCGCCGATGGTCGGCACGTTCGTCGTCCACCGCGAGATGGCGCTGATCGGCGAGACGCTCGCACACACCGCGTTCGCCGGCGTCGCGGTCGGCCTGCTGGTCACCGGCTTCTTCGGGCTGAGCGGTTCGCTGCTGCTCGTCGCGCTCGTCGTGAGCGTCCTCGGCGCGCTCGGTCTCCAGTGGCTCATCGAGCACACCAACAGCTACGGCGACGTACCGATCGCGATCATGCTGAGTGGGAGCTTCGCCGTCGGGACGCTCCTGATCAGCTGGGGTCGCGATTTCATGTCGGTGACGATCGACATCGAGGCCTACCTCTTCGGGCAGATCACGGTCGTCACGGCCGACGGCGCGCGGCTGATGGCGCTGCTCAGCGTGGTCGTCGTCGCGGTCGTCGTCTACAACTACAAACAGCTCCTGTTCGTCACCTTCGACGAACAGGCCGCCAGCGTCGCTGGCCTCCACGTTCGTTGGTACAACGCGCTGTTGATCGTGATGACCGCGGTGGTCGTCGTCGGCGCGATGCAGATCCTCGGGGTGATCCTGGTCGCCGCCATGCTCGTCGTCCCGGTCGCCGCCGCCTCGCAGGTCGCCACGAGCTTCCGGGAGACGCTCGTCCTCTCGATCCTGTTCGGGCAGCTCTCGATCCTCCTGGGCTTCGCGTTCTCTGTCCGACAGGGCCTGCCCGCGGGCGGGTCGATCGTCGTCGTCGCCATCGCGATCTACCTGCTCTCGATCGTGCTCTCCGATCGGTCGGTGAACGCGATCTCGGTCCACTGA